A window of the Trichoderma asperellum chromosome 6, complete sequence genome harbors these coding sequences:
- a CDS encoding uncharacterized protein (BUSCO:EOG092D0HE1~TransMembrane:16 (i72-93o513-531i576-599o605-625i637-658o664-681i693-710o737-758i770-788o812-833i845-863o869-896i908-923o960-978i990-1013o1028-1050i)), which produces MPPRSSKAADGLDFKAISKQFAKAKAAREAREAQEAEAVAKGLPTEKEQTAILEAQRDKLNKKRQRAYERRWWWTTGFWTFLLAVHAVGLWLFSSGFLLTRLVLEDKSSCAAPPVEGLAASQAALDVQKGCWHPKQFDRAVVILIDALRYDFTIPEDPAAAHAFHNSLPFLYDTAVKTPQNAFLRPFIADPPTTTLQRLKGLTTGTLPTFIDAGSNFAGTAIDEDNLLMQLRDSGKKIAHLGDDTWWSLFPGHFEPNISKPYDSFNVWDLHTVDNGVIDNIFPLLESSKDGQWDLLIGHCLGVDHAGHRYGPDHSAMTAKLLQMNEFIAKVAGSIDDDTLLIVMGDHGMDGKGDHGGESDDEVEAALWMYSKRPFFGRTSSEFAIPPATAKIRPVNQIDLVPTLALLLGIPIPYNNLGKPIEEAFAGQKGNNWANLAAVSRLASAGIERYRQSYFKARGIHQTTEPGSPAALWELANAAGLKDKDAYDAFTKFEDEALQVYKGLWARFDVPRMVAGVFVTAVGLVMLVMYASKPADEEFVVANDAELDYAERRLELMNLNQEDKEEHPDQGYHRRLLGGLADARVLFVVGVLVAVGVYREQPLDGLAALVVTLLITGVISSLSTAGKTLANILPKTFWGWLSVILTLSHSIGFASNSYTIWEDSILLFFIATFGVAVLISSFRIESKIDRTMAIYHTITFIVIGRLASYSKLCREEQMPYCTSTYYSSVTSSTSAPWQLVIPFAVFIILPDVIKAFLLPSKSYESLAPTWIGYAFRGSLFLSALYWTIDSANNGGWLAERFSESTLKSTGVYLAQTILALSLIVGSTSFAWAPPNISILSTQAKTGQLVTILGYGNAMGARYLYLPLNLLAACILLTKPMGSGALALMMWQILCLVEIIDLNQLKSEAIGPVMLAVLGNFYFFKTGHQAVLSSIQWDSAFIPLFSIRYPWSPLAVGLNTFAGQIIAAASVPLVVLWKVGPKQRGVLEKSARALAVFIAYFAVEALATMSWAGWLRRHLMLYRVFCPRFMLAALLLLAMDLVGVLVSLVGVRTNTMAVCEVFGWVE; this is translated from the coding sequence ATGCCTCCGCGCAGCTCCAAGGCCGCGGACGGCCTCGACTTCAAGGCCATTTCAAAGCAAttcgccaaggccaaggccgcccGGGAGGCCAGGGAAGCGcaagaggccgaggccgtGGCCAAGGGCCTGCCCACCGAGAAGGAACAGACTGCCATCCTCGAGGCGCAGCGCGACAAGCTCAAcaagaagagacaaagggCGTACGAGagacggtggtggtggacgaCCGGCTTCTGGACGTTTCTGCTCGCCGTCCATGCCGTGGGCCTctggctcttctccagcGGCTTCCTGCTGACGAggctggtgctggaggaCAAGTCCAGCTGTGCCGCGCCGCCGGTCGAGGGCCTGGCAGCCAGTCAGGCCGCGCTGGATGTGCAAAAGGGGTGCTGGCATCCGAAGCAGTTTGACCGCGCTGTCGTGATTCTGATTGACGCCCTCCGCTACGACTTTACCATTCCCGAGGATCCGGCCGCGGCGCACGCGTTCCACAACTCGCTGCCCTTCCTGTACGATACGGCCGTCAAGACGCCCCAGAATGCCTTCTTGCGGCCCTTTATTGCCGAcccgccgacgacgacgctccAGAGGCTGAAGGGCTTGACGACGGGGACGCTGCCGACGTTTATCGACGCGGGCAGCAACTTTGCCGGAACTGCCATTGACGAGGACAATTTGCTGATGCAGCTGAGGGACTCGGGGAAAAAGATTGCCCATCTGGGAGACGACACCTGGTGGTCTCTGTTCCCGGGTCACTTTGAGCCCAACATCAGCAAGCCCTATGACAGCTTCAATGTCTGGGATCTGCACACGGTCGATAACGGAGTCATTGACAACATCTTTCCGCTTTTGGAGTCATCCAAGGATGGACAGTGGGATCTCCTTATTGGCCACTGCTTGGGCGTCGACCATGCTGGACACCGCTATGGTCCCGATCACTCTGCCATGactgccaagctgctgcagatgaaTGAGTTTATTGCCAAGGTTGCAGGATCCATTGACGACGACACCCTTCTCATTGTCATGGGTGACCACGGCATGGACGGAAAAGGTGACCACGGCGGTGAGAGCGACGATGAGGTTGAGGCTGCTCTGTGGATGTATTCCAAGCGACCCTTTTTCGGCAGAACATCGTCCGAGTTTGCCATTCCACCGGCTACTGCCAAGATTCGCCCTGTCAACCAGATTGATCTTGTGCCAACCCTTGCGCTGCTCCTGGGCATCCCCATCCCATACAACAACCTCGGAAAGCCAATTGAGGAGGCCTTTGCGGGCCAAAAGGGCAACAACTGGGCGAaccttgctgctgtttcGCGATTGGCATCTGCTGGTATCGAGAGATACCGACAGTCGTACTTCAAGGCCCGTGGTATTCATCAGACAACCGAGCCGGGCTCTCCCGCTGCTCTCTGGGAATTGGCTAACGCTGCCGGATTGAAGGACAAGGACGCCTATGATGCCTTTACCAAGTTTGAGGATGAGGCTCTCCAGGTCTACAAGGGCCTGTGGGCTCGATTCGATGTTCCTAGAATGGTGGCTGGTGTCTTCGTTACTGCCGTTGGCCTTGTGATGCTTGTCATGTACGCATCGAAACCCGCAGACGAGGAATTCGTAGTGGCCAACGATGCCGAACTCGATTATGCCGAGAGGAGGTTGGAGCTTATGAATTTGAACCAAGAAGACAAGGAAGAACACCCAGACCAGGGTTACCACCGGAGGCTTTTGGGTGGATTGGCGGATGCTCGAGTGCTCTTTGTTGTGGGGGTTTTGGTCGCCGTGGGGGTGTACCGTGAGCAGCCATTGGATGGCCTTGCAGCTCTGGTTGTAACGTTGTTGATCACGGGTGTCATCTCATCGCTGTCTACTGCCGGCAAGACACTGGCCAACATTCTCCCCAAGACGTTCTGGGGCTGGCTGTCCGTTATCCTCACCCTCAGCCACTCCATCGGGTTTGCGTCCAACTCATACACCATCTGGGAAGACTCGATCCTCTTGTTCTTCATTGCAACCTTTGGTGTGGCTGTGTTGATCTCCTCGTTCCGCATCGAGTCCAAGATTGACCGCACAATGGCCATCTACCACACAATCACGTTCATCGTCATTGGACGTCTTGCGTCGTACTCCAAGCTTTGCCGCGAGGAGCAGATGCCCTACTGCACTTCGACTTACTACTCGTCTGTCACGTCCTCTACGTCTGCGCCCTGGCAGCTTGTCATCCCCTTTgctgtcttcatcatcctgccGGATGTTATCAAGGCCTTCCTCCTACCTTCGAAATCGTATGAGAGCTTAGCACCTACGTGGATTGGATACGCTTTCCGCGGTAGTCTATTCCTGTCTGCTTTATACTGGACTATTGATTCTGCCAACAACGGCGGATGGCTTGCCGAGCGCTTCTCCGAGAGCACTCTCAAATCAACCGGGGTTTACTTGGCCCAGACTATTTTGGCGCTCTCCCTCATTGTTGGGTCAACGTCGTTTGCCTGGGCTCCGCCAAACATCTCCATTCTGTCGACACAAGCCAAGACTGGACAGCTTGTCACGATTCTCGGATACGGCAACGCCATGGGGGCGCGATACCTCTACCTACCGCTCAACCTACTCGCTGCGTGCATCCTCCTCACGAAGCCTATGGGCTCGGGAGCCTTGGCCCTCATGATGTGGCAGATCCTCTGCCTGGTTGAGATCATCGACCTCAACCAGCTGAAATCCGAGGCCATCGGCCCCGTCATGCTCGCAGTCCTGGGCAACTTCTACTTCTTCAAGACCGGCCACCAGGCAGTCCTCTCCAGCATCCAGTGGGACAGCGCCTTCAtccccctcttctccatccgCTACCCCTGGTCCCCTCTCGCCGTCGGCCTCAACACCTTTGCAGGCCAAATCATCGCCGCAGCCTCCGTGCCCCTCGTCGTGCTCTGGAAGGTCGGCCCTAAACAGCGCGGCGTGCTCGAGAAGTCGGCCCGCGCGCTGGCCGTCTTCATTGCGTACTTTGCCGTCGAGGCCCTCGCCACGATGAGCTGGGCCGGCTGGCTGAGGAGACATCTCATGCTGTATCGGGTGTTTTGCCCGCGCTTCATGCTGGcggcgctgttgctgctggccatGGACTTGGTGGGCGTTTTGGTGTCGTTGGTGGGCGTGAGGACGAACACCATGGCTGTTTGCGAGGTGTTTGGGTGGGTGGAgtag
- a CDS encoding uncharacterized protein (EggNog:ENOG41), whose amino-acid sequence MASYSTDPALYIYTSLTAGSSHIVTATSRLETILRANRVPFKAIDIATDEKARMLWGRRAGKDENGRARKFPALVQEGLVLGDIVEIEEWNEYGELKQHVKIYYDESTIPDIAHKYPEPVKKKKTVKKSAVAKAAAAAASESKAAADTAAAAPPPPPGPVPEPKVGSTPRASVDTVRSVADEAAAKAKELRLNALREKVHGKKAEESKEEAKEEKPEASEEIKEPAEESAKVEETKVEETKEPEAEKKEEPIKAEDTKVEETKIEEPKVDETKVETTEPEAEKQEESAMVVEETKAEETKEPEAEKKEEPAKVEEPKVEEPKVEEPKVEEPKVEEPKVEEPKVEEPKVEEPKAEETKAEETVKPGVEKKEGAEKEEEQAKEEPPSKDEAEVKEDKAKKPEIEDKKAEDKIEGEKAKEVEPDTKEAEVGAEDQDEVSEHEAREELEKVKEEDEEDAENNHSNDNDTDYADEKKKAEPEEVEEQTNEKGEHISEEGGVTASQPAPEPAPDASAKSDENAKKSTRDEKSKNKDSSPSPASKENKARDQGKEKTKPQAKASALASSTRKPAASPSSAKKPAASSSLSSSPSVRKVSASSSATKSTSSSAARSASTVRSSSTARSTSTTRTPSAARSTSTTRTPSTARSTSTTRTTSTARSTSTTRSTTAARSTSTTRTPTTRSTSTTRTPSVARSTSTTRTPTTRSTSTTRTPSAARSTSTTRKVSSSTAAPSSPSVTRKPTITSTTRSSSSTRTSTLSSSAKKPASSTSLASRPKEQSKDKEGDKPKDGGSSEPAAS is encoded by the exons ATGGCGTCCTACTCGACCGATCCCGCGCTGTACATCTACACCTCCCTGACTGCGGGCTCCTCACACATCGTCACCGCGACATCGCGACTCGAAACGATCCTGCGCGCCAACCGCGTCCCGTTCAAGGCCATCGATATCGCCACCGATGAAAAGGCGCGCATGCTCTGGGGCCGCCGTGCCGGCAAAGATGAGAACGGCAGAGCGAGGAAGTTCCCAGCGCTGGTGCAGGAGGGGCTGGTTTTAGGG GATATCGTGGAGATCGAAGAGTGGAACGAGTATGGCGAGCTGAAGCAGCACGTCAAGATTTACTATGACGAAAGCACGATTCCCGATATCGCGCACAAATACCCAGAGCcggtcaagaagaagaagacagtCAAGAAGTCTGCGGTTGCCAAGGCCGCCGCTGCGGCTGCCAGCGAatccaaggctgctgctgatacagctgccgctgcgcctccccctccccctggACCAGTCCCCGAGCCCAAGGTTGGTTCAACCCCGAGGGCTAGCGTTGATACTGTGCGATCTGTCGCCGATGAAGCCGCGGCAAAGGCTAAGGAGCTTCGCCTGAACGCTCTTCGGGAGAAGGTGCACGGaaagaaggcagaggagtcgaaagaagaggcaaaggaggagaagccagAAGCGAGCGAAGAGATCAAGGAGCCAGCAGAGGAATCAGCCAAGGTCGAAGAGACCAAGGTAGAGGAGACTAAAGAACCAGAggctgaaaagaaagaggagccAATCAAGGCCGAAGATACCAAAGTAGAGGAGACTAAAATCGAGGAGCCCAAGGTTGATGAGACCAAGGTAGAGACTACAGAGCCAGAAGCTGAGAAGCAAGAGGAATCAGCCATGGTGGTTGAAGAGACCAAGGCTGAAGAGACTAAAGAACcagaggctgagaagaaagaggaaccAGCCAAAGTCGAAGAGCCCAAAGTCGAAGAGCCCAAAGTCGAAGAGCCCAAGGTTGAAGAGCCCAAGGTTGAAGAGCCCAAGGTTGAAGAGCCCAAGGTTGAAGAGCCCAAGGTTGAAGAacccaaggcagaggagaccaaggcagaggagactGTAAAACCAGGGgttgagaaaaaagaaggggctgagaaagaggaggagcaagCCAAAGAGGAGCCCCCTAGCAAAGACGAAGCAGAGGTCAAGGAAGACAAGGCTAAGAAGCCTGAGATTGAGGACAAGAAGGCTGAGGATAAGATTGAGGgagaaaaagccaaggaGGTTGAGCCTGACACAAAGGAGGCGGAAGTAGGAGCTGAGGATCAAGATGAAGTGTCTGAGCACGAGGCACGCGAAGAACTCGAAAAGGTCAaggaagaggacgaagaagatgccgaaAACAACCACAGTAATGATAACGATACCGACTATgccgatgagaagaagaaggcagagcCAGAGGAAGTGGAGGAACAGACAAACGAGAAGGGTGAGCATATATCTGAAGAGGGAGGCGTCACTGCTTCACAACCCGCCCCGGAACCCGCCCCAGACGCGTCCGCCAAATCGGACGAAAATGCTAAGAAGTCGACCAGggatgagaagagcaaaaataaagattcTTCGCCTTCTCCTGCTTCTAAAGAGAACAAAGCGCGAGACCAGGGTAAAGAAAAGACGAAGCCTCAAGCCAAAGCGTCAGCTCTAGCTTCGTCAACAAGAAAGCCcgctgcatctccatcttcgGCCAAGAAgcccgccgcctcctcttccttatcCTCTTCACCATCCGTCAGAAAGGTTtccgcctcttcttcagcaacaaaatctacttcttcttcggcagcGAGATCCGCGTCAACAGTGAGATCTTCGTCAACGGCGAGATCAAcctcgacgacgaggacTCCCTCTGCAGCAAGATCAACTTCAACAACCAGAACTCCCTCAACAGCAAGATCTACTTCGACAACAAGAACCACTTCAACGGCGAGATCCACGTCAACAACAAGGTCAACTACAGCAGCGAGGTCAACTTCGACAACAAGAACGCCCACTACAAGATCAACGTCAACAACTAGAACACCTTCAGTAGCGCGGTCAACGTCAACCACAAGAACACCCACTACAAGGTCGACCTCAACAACGCGAACCCCCTCCGCGGCAAGATCTACTTCGACAACAAGAAAGGTGTCTTCATCTACTGCTGCCCCGTCCTCACCTTCAGTAACAAGAAAACCAACTATCACTTCAACAACCcgctcttcgtcatcaacaAGGACCTCTACACTTTCCTCGTCAGCCAAGAAACCTGCTTCTTCAACATCGCTTGCCTCAAGACCAAAAGAGCAGAgtaaagacaaagaaggggaTAAGCCGAAAGATGGAGGATCTTCCGAGCCAGCTGCTTCATAG
- a CDS encoding uncharacterized protein (SECRETED:SignalP(1-18)) produces the protein MQFSTLFTLAAGAAVAVAQSTSTLTSTTTSTMTVTQCPETVTNCPYRTPTAPATTSEAVTTSAAPTTSAVETTVAPTSTHYPIWTVSNSTSATAAGTNPVGTAAPTTIVSVPVGTGSGSLPTGPSGAGAPPAGTTSPTVPTSGAAKMVQSGSIVAAVAAAFALVF, from the coding sequence ATGCAGTTCTCTACTCTCTTCACTCTTGCCGCCGGcgctgccgttgccgttgctcAGAGCACCTCCACTCTGACTTCCACGACAACCTCAACCATGACCGTCACTCAGTGCCCTGAGACTGTCACGAACTGCCCTTACCGCACTCCTACCGCTCCTGCGACCACCAGCGAGGCTGTTAccacctctgctgctcccaCCACCTCGGCCGTTGAGACCACTGTTGCCCCGACTTCCACCCACTACCCCATCTGGACTGTCTCCAACAGCACCTCTGCCACTGCCGCTGGCACCAACCCCGTCGGCACCGCTGCTCCTACCACCATTGTCAGCGTTCCCGTTGgcactggctctggctctctgCCCACCGGCCcctctggtgctggtgctcctcctgctggcACTACCTCTCCCACCGTTCCCACCAGCGGCGCCGCCAAGATGGTCCAGTCCGGCTCCATCGTTGCCGCCGTGGCTGCTGCCTTTGCCCTGGTCTTCTAA